DNA sequence from the Eisenibacter elegans DSM 3317 genome:
TCTTTGAGATATTCTGAACAGTAACACTTCCTTCAAAAGCTGACAAAAATCATAGGTATCGCGCCTGAAGCAGTGCATTTTTGCTAACAATTACCACTGCTTTGTCTGCATTTGCTTATGGATACCACCAAATCTGCCCCCGATACTGTTGCTCAAGCTACTTGTTACCACTGTGGGGATGCCTGTGCGCCTCAAGAAGTCCGTCATTTTGATGAGAAAACTTTTTGCTGTCATGGCTGCCAGACGGTATACGAAATATTAGCCCAAAAAGACCTCTGTACCTATTACGATCTCAGCCCCAACCCGGGCACCAAGCAAGCCGGCGGCGCTTGGGGTGAGCGCTATGCCTTTCTGGACAATGAGGCGCTGGCGCGTCAGCTCATCAGCTTCGATGACGGTACTTGGCAGCATATCACCCTGCACCTACCCACGATGCATTGCAGCGCCTGCATTTGGCTGGTAGAGCACCTGCCCGGCATCCGCGCCGGAGTACAGTCTGCACGGGTCAATTTTACCAAACGAACGGTCGCGCTCGTATTTCGTGCTGATACCGTATCGCTGCGCCAACTAGTCGAGCAGTTGGCCGCCTTAGGATACCCCCCCGACATCAGTCTGGAGCACGGCGAAAAACGGCAAAAGCGACAACAATACGCCCAACTACTCTACAAAATCGGAATTGCCGGATTCTGCTTCGGAAACATTATGCTTTTTAGCTTTCCCGAATATCTGGCCCTCAACGACTGGCTCGACGGGCAATACAAGCAATGGTTTGGCTACTTGAGCATTTTGTTGGCGCTGCCCATCGTCTTGTATGCGGCCTCTGATTACTTTGTTTCGGCCTATCAGGCACTCAAAATACGCAAAGTCAATCTGGATGTACCCATCGCTGTGGGCATTATGGCCTTGTTTGGGCGCAGCACCTACGAAATCCTTACCCTTACCGGAATGGGTTATCTCGATTCATTGGCTAGCCTAGTGTTCTTCTTACTCGTAGGCCGCTGGGTGCAGCAAATGACTTTCGAGCACCTCTCTTTTGAGCGCGACTACAAGGCCTACTTCCCACTGGCCATCCAAGTACAACAGCCTGACGGCTCTTGGGAGTACCAAACCATCACCACGCTCAAAAAGGGGAATGTCATCCAAGTGCGCAACCAAGAGCTGATTCCGGCAGATGGTATATTGCTAAGCGCCGAAGCAGCCATAGATTACAGCTTCGTAACCGGCGAAGCACAGCTTATCCACAAGCAACAGGGCGACTACCTCTACGCAGGCGGACGACAAGCTGCGGCGGCCATCACCCTAGCCGTACAAAAAGAGGTGGCGCAAAGCTATCTGACCCAACTCTGGAACAATGAAGCCTTCCGTCAGCCCAAAGCCCTGCCCGACCTGAGGCTGGAGCGCCTCAGCCAGTACTTTACCCTCATTACCCTCAGCATTGCCACCCTGACGGCGCTGTACTGGTATTGGGCCGATGCCGGACGAATGTGGCAGACTTTTACGGCGGTGCTCATCATTGCCTGCCCTTGTGCGCTAGCGCTGGCTACCCCCTATGCTTTGGGGAATGCGATGCGCCTTTTGGGGCACGCCCGCTGCTACCTCCGCCAACCTGAAGTACTGCATTATTTGGCCAAGGCCACTCACCTCGTATTTGACAAAACCGGTACCATCACCCAAACGCGCAAACAGCATATCCGCTATGAAGGGGCGCCCCTGAGCCGCGCTCAACAGCAGGTATTGGCCTATCTCACCCAACAATCGACACACCCGCTCAGCCGGATGGTCGCTACTGAACTAGGCAAAGCACTGGGTACACTGCCCGACTACCTAGGTTGTGAACATTATCAGGAGCATACCGGCAAAGGAATCGAAGCATACCTTGGGGGGCAGTGTTATCGGATAGGGGCGGCGGCCTTTGTAGGTGCTGAAAGCCCTGCCGCCGCCCCCAATGAATCGCGGGTGTATGTGGGCGAAAACGGACAAGCTTGGGGCTATTTTGCTATTCAACATCATTACCGCCAAGGGTTGGGAGAAATGATGCAGGCCTTATCATCCTACGAATGTGCTTTGCTTTCGGGCGATAACGACCACGAGCGCGATAGGCTGACACCGTATTTCGCCCCTGATCAGATGCATTTCGAGCAATCACCACAAGATAAACTGACCTATATCCAAGCACTACAAGCAGCACCCCAAAATACTGTAGTGATGATTGGCGACGGCCTAAACGATGCCGGCGCTCTGCGCCAAAGCAATGTCGGGATTGCTATCACAGAAGACACTACGGCCTTCTCGCCGGCCTGCGATGCAATTCTGGACGCACAAATGCTCCCCCAGTTGCCTACTATCTTACGGTACAGTAAGGATACAGCGCGCATCATCCGCAGTAGTTTGGCGCTTTCGCTGGCCTACAACTTGGTGGGCGTATCAATAGCCGTAACGGGTAATTTATCCCCTATTGTGGCTGCGATATTGATGCCCATCAGCTCTATCACAGTAGTGGGGTTTGTGATTGGCACTACCTATTGGGCTGCCAAAAGACGGGGGCTTGTATGATAAGCGGAAAATCAATCGGGCTGCTGCTCGCTTTTCTCGTACAAAAGGCGGAGGCCGTCGAGGGTAAGGTGTGGCACAATATCATCAAACAGATAGGCCAGCGGGCGCATCACAAAAGACAGTCCTCCGGTTACGACCACACGGCAATTGCGGTTGAGTTCGCGCCGGATGCGCTCTATCATCTTCTCTACCATTCCGACATACCCCAACATCACACCGGCCTGAATGGCGTGGGTGGTATTGAGGCCTAAAACCGTTTCGGGCAGCTCCAACGGCACTTCGGGCAGCTGAGCCGTATTTTGGTAGAGGGCGTGGATGGCAGTTTTGAGCCCCGGGGCAATCGAAACCCCCACGATACTACCTTGGTCGTTGAGGGTAGTAAAAGTCAAGGCAGTGCCAAAATCAATGATAATACACGTTTGTCGGTATTTGTCAAAAGCAGCTACCGCATTGGCTACCAAGTCGGCACCGATTTCGTGTGGGCGCAAGATGGGCAGCTTCAGCCGCTCATACAAAGCTGCATTGAGCATTGTGGCGGGGCGTTGGAACACCTGCTCGCAGGCCTGCCGAACCAAGGGAGTAAGGTCTGGCACTACACTGCTGATAATGAGACCACTGGCTTGCCCAGCGCTTAGGTTTTGCTCCAAAAGATAGTCTGCAATTTGCAAACTAAACGACAGGGCAGAGGCTTCGCGGGCGCTTTCGAGGCGTAGCGTGTGTGTCCAAGTGGCGGCTTGATAAATACCCAATACCACATTAGAGTTACCAATATCTACTGCAATCAACATTGCTTTGGGGGTTACAATCGACAGAAAAAATGCCTCTACAGGTCATCAAACTCGAAGATACGTAGTTTGTATTAGAATATGGCTTTTGGCGGTTTTTTTTGTAACCCCGGGTTTCAAACAAAAAGCCGACCTGAGGCAAATTTCAGACCGGCTCTGTTGTTGAAAACACGAAGGGCTTATTGAACGACTTCGCCCTTGATAAAGAGCACGACAGGCTCGCCTACATTAGACATCACCGTGATGCTTTTGTTAAAATTACCCATAGCAGCAGCATTGTAGGTGGCTTTGATAGTACCGGTTTTGCCTGGGGCTATGG
Encoded proteins:
- a CDS encoding heavy metal translocating P-type ATPase; this encodes MDTTKSAPDTVAQATCYHCGDACAPQEVRHFDEKTFCCHGCQTVYEILAQKDLCTYYDLSPNPGTKQAGGAWGERYAFLDNEALARQLISFDDGTWQHITLHLPTMHCSACIWLVEHLPGIRAGVQSARVNFTKRTVALVFRADTVSLRQLVEQLAALGYPPDISLEHGEKRQKRQQYAQLLYKIGIAGFCFGNIMLFSFPEYLALNDWLDGQYKQWFGYLSILLALPIVLYAASDYFVSAYQALKIRKVNLDVPIAVGIMALFGRSTYEILTLTGMGYLDSLASLVFFLLVGRWVQQMTFEHLSFERDYKAYFPLAIQVQQPDGSWEYQTITTLKKGNVIQVRNQELIPADGILLSAEAAIDYSFVTGEAQLIHKQQGDYLYAGGRQAAAAITLAVQKEVAQSYLTQLWNNEAFRQPKALPDLRLERLSQYFTLITLSIATLTALYWYWADAGRMWQTFTAVLIIACPCALALATPYALGNAMRLLGHARCYLRQPEVLHYLAKATHLVFDKTGTITQTRKQHIRYEGAPLSRAQQQVLAYLTQQSTHPLSRMVATELGKALGTLPDYLGCEHYQEHTGKGIEAYLGGQCYRIGAAAFVGAESPAAAPNESRVYVGENGQAWGYFAIQHHYRQGLGEMMQALSSYECALLSGDNDHERDRLTPYFAPDQMHFEQSPQDKLTYIQALQAAPQNTVVMIGDGLNDAGALRQSNVGIAITEDTTAFSPACDAILDAQMLPQLPTILRYSKDTARIIRSSLALSLAYNLVGVSIAVTGNLSPIVAAILMPISSITVVGFVIGTTYWAAKRRGLV
- a CDS encoding type III pantothenate kinase, with amino-acid sequence MLIAVDIGNSNVVLGIYQAATWTHTLRLESAREASALSFSLQIADYLLEQNLSAGQASGLIISSVVPDLTPLVRQACEQVFQRPATMLNAALYERLKLPILRPHEIGADLVANAVAAFDKYRQTCIIIDFGTALTFTTLNDQGSIVGVSIAPGLKTAIHALYQNTAQLPEVPLELPETVLGLNTTHAIQAGVMLGYVGMVEKMIERIRRELNRNCRVVVTGGLSFVMRPLAYLFDDIVPHLTLDGLRLLYEKSEQQPD